DNA from Streptomyces luteogriseus:
GACGGTCTCGGCGGTGCCGATCGGCGCGCCGGGGACGACGCCGATGAGCAGCCCGCCGGGGGTGGGCAGGAACTCGGCGCGGCCGTCGGACCGCAGCACGAGCGCGGGCGGGTGACCACCGGAGGCGAGGCGCACGGTCGTCGGCCCGTGCTCGCCGCCCGGCTCGACGATCCCGAAGATGCAGGTGCAGTACCGGGGATTGCCGTCGCCCGTGTACCGCTCGTGCAGCACGGCGTTCAGCGTGCTCAGCGCCGAGGCCGGATCCGGGTCGTGGTGGGCCGCGGCGCGCAGGGTGTAGCGGGTCAGCGAGGTGAGGGAGGCGGCCTCCGGGCCCTTTCCGCACACGTCCCCGAGGAAGAACGCCCACCGGTCCCCCGCCACGGGGAACAGGTCGTAGAAGTCGCCGCCGAGCTGGTCCGGCGCCGCCGTGTGGTAGTGGACGGCCGACTCCAGGCCCGGCACGGCGGGCAGCGAGTCCGGCACGAGGGAACGCTGCAGGACGGCGAGCGCGTCGGCCAGCCTGGCCCGGTCCGCCTCGGCCTGCCGCCGGGCCTCGTCCGCCTCGGCGTGGGCACGCTCCGCTTCGGCGCGGGCCCGCTCGGCCTCCTCGCGGCGGCGCAGGAGCTCCTTCTCGTAGGAGCGGCGGTCCGAGGCGTCGAAGACGGTGATCCGGATCAGCAGGGGCTCGCCCTCGCTGCCGTGCTTGATCACCGCGGAGACCAGCACCGGCAGCGGGCCACCCTCCTGGCGTCGCATGTCCAGGGCGATGCCCCTGAGCTCCCCCTGCATGCGCAGCAGGGGAGCGAAGTGCGTCTCGTGGTACAGCTTCCCGCCGATGCTGAGCAG
Protein-coding regions in this window:
- a CDS encoding PP2C family protein-serine/threonine phosphatase, producing the protein MCRTGGGVPEPTGTGGEASTDAAFTALLEDSADDLYESAPCGYLSTMMDGTIAKINNTLLDWLGLDREAVAGRKRFADLLSIGGKLYHETHFAPLLRMQGELRGIALDMRRQEGGPLPVLVSAVIKHGSEGEPLLIRITVFDASDRRSYEKELLRRREEAERARAEAERAHAEADEARRQAEADRARLADALAVLQRSLVPDSLPAVPGLESAVHYHTAAPDQLGGDFYDLFPVAGDRWAFFLGDVCGKGPEAASLTSLTRYTLRAAAHHDPDPASALSTLNAVLHERYTGDGNPRYCTCIFGIVEPGGEHGPTTVRLASGGHPPALVLRSDGRAEFLPTPGGLLIGVVPGAPIGTAETVLAPGDTVVLYTDGLTEARTGPGRDDLYGEDALHAFAADHAPASPHEVITALTGLLESFGDGLDDDTALLALGVPATPSLIDPATNHTS